The following proteins come from a genomic window of Amaranthus tricolor cultivar Red isolate AtriRed21 chromosome 14, ASM2621246v1, whole genome shotgun sequence:
- the LOC130800172 gene encoding protein LATERAL ORGAN BOUNDARIES-like, with translation MASSSSYNPPCAACKFLRRKCISGCIFAPYFPPEEPQKFANVHKIFGASNVSKLLNELLPHEREDAVNSLAYEAEARVRDPVYGCVGAISYLQRQIQRLQKELDAANADLVRLACNDTSAMQGITPPPPPPPRPPFDQLGGFYQPSDDHPSFTYPLLPWSDMNVEQRGVDHNDQGNM, from the coding sequence ATGGCATCATCAAGCTCCTACAATCCTCCATGTGCAGCTTGCAAATTCTTACGCAGAAAATGCATATCTGGATGCATATTTGCACCCTATTTTCCCCCTGAAGAACCCCAAAAATTTGCAAATGTTCATAAAATCTTTGGAGCCAGCAATGTCTCCAAACTTCTGAACGAGCTCCTCCCGCACGAGCGGGAGGACGCCGTCAACTCCTTGGCTTACGAAGCGGAAGCAAGAGTCAGGGATCCCGTGTATGGCTGTGTTGGAGCCATATCATACCTCCAACGCCAAATCCAACGGCTACAAAAAGAGCTTGATGCAGCCAATGCTGATTTAGTCAGACTTGCTTGTAATGATACATCCGCAATGCAGGGGATTACACCACCTCCGCCTCCACCTCCACGACCACCGTTTGATCAGCTTGGTGGGTTTTATCAGCCGTCTGATGATCATCCTAGTTTTActtatcctcttcttccttGGAGTGATATGAATGTTGAACAAAGAGGTGTTGATCATAATGATCAAGGTAACATGtga